A stretch of Halalkalicoccus subterraneus DNA encodes these proteins:
- a CDS encoding 30S ribosomal protein S27ae, whose amino-acid sequence MARHELYAEDGSTDREQCPRCGDSFLGDYGDRMHCGRCSYTEWQ is encoded by the coding sequence ATGGCCCGACACGAACTCTACGCCGAGGACGGCTCGACGGATCGCGAACAGTGTCCTCGCTGTGGCGACTCGTTCCTCGGGGACTACGGCGACCGCATGCACTGCGGGCGCTGTAGCTACACCGAGTGGCAGTAG
- the radB gene encoding DNA repair and recombination protein RadB, translating into MNDAIPVGCSPIDDLLGGGIERGTVTQVYGPPAAGKTNFGLCAAVECAAAGERVAYIDTEGLSPDRFEQLLSARGDEPIESLSSRIVVSEAHTFEEQEEAVRDVEDLAGEVSLIVLDSATGFYRLQRTEDEREGDALRSVARQVTHLLALARKHDLAVVITNQVFSDPDSDMTRPLGGNTLEHWTGTVVRIDRFRGGKRRATLEKHRSKPAGESAQFRITDAGLEGIDELAGT; encoded by the coding sequence GTGAACGACGCCATCCCCGTCGGTTGTTCCCCGATCGACGACCTGCTGGGCGGCGGGATCGAGCGCGGGACCGTCACGCAGGTGTACGGCCCGCCCGCCGCCGGCAAGACGAACTTCGGGCTGTGTGCCGCCGTCGAGTGCGCTGCGGCCGGCGAACGGGTCGCCTACATCGACACCGAGGGGCTCTCGCCCGATCGATTCGAGCAGCTCCTTTCCGCCCGCGGGGACGAGCCCATCGAATCCCTCTCCTCGCGGATCGTCGTCAGCGAGGCCCACACGTTCGAGGAACAGGAGGAGGCGGTGCGGGACGTCGAGGACCTCGCCGGGGAGGTGTCGCTGATCGTCCTCGACAGCGCAACGGGGTTCTATCGGCTCCAGCGAACCGAGGACGAACGCGAGGGCGACGCGCTTCGCTCGGTCGCCCGCCAGGTAACTCATCTACTCGCGCTCGCGCGAAAGCACGATCTGGCGGTCGTGATCACCAATCAGGTCTTCTCGGATCCCGACTCGGACATGACCCGTCCGCTTGGAGGTAACACGCTCGAACACTGGACCGGCACAGTGGTGAGAATCGACCGGTTTCGGGGGGGAAAGCGCCGAGCCACCCTCGAAAAACACCGCTCGAAACCCGCCGGCGAGAGCGCCCAGTTCCGGATCACCGACGCGGGTCTTGAGGGGATCGACGAACTGGCGGGGACGTAG
- a CDS encoding bifunctional N(6)-L-threonylcarbamoyladenine synthase/serine/threonine protein kinase produces the protein MRVLGIEGTAWAASAAYFDSATDEVFIESDPYQPDSGGIHPREAAEHMSEAIPQVIEWALSEAESVDAVAFSRGPGLGPCLRIVASAARALAQSLDVPLVGVNHMVAHLEIGRHRSGFANPVCLNASGANAHVLGYHNGRYQVLGETMDTGVGNALDKFARHLDWGHPGGPKVEDRAKNGEYVDLPYVVKGMDFSFSGIMSAAKDAVDSGERIEDVCFALQENVFSMLTEVSERALSLTGSDELVLGGGVGQNARLRGMLETMCEARDASFYAPEPRFLRDNAGMIAVLGAEMAAAGDTLAIEESRVDSDFRPDQVEVTWRGGESVSKRVETGSDVAGAEATVELGDVVRKRRHARAYRHPTLDARLRHERTASEARLTSLARRAGVPTPVVRDVDLREGTLVLEHVGRADLSADLAPERVRELGTHLATLHRNGIVHGDPTPRNARLSEDRLYCIDFGLGYHTDELEDHAMDVHVFERALSGTATDFEACREAFEAGYREAGDPAVLDQLREIEGRGRYR, from the coding sequence ATGCGCGTTCTCGGGATCGAAGGCACCGCATGGGCCGCGAGCGCCGCGTACTTCGATTCCGCAACCGACGAGGTCTTCATCGAGTCCGATCCCTACCAGCCCGACAGCGGCGGTATTCACCCTCGCGAGGCCGCAGAACACATGAGCGAGGCGATTCCCCAGGTAATCGAGTGGGCGCTCTCGGAGGCCGAGTCGGTCGACGCGGTCGCCTTCTCGCGGGGGCCCGGACTGGGTCCCTGTCTACGGATCGTCGCCAGCGCCGCCCGGGCGCTCGCCCAATCCCTCGACGTGCCGCTGGTCGGCGTCAATCACATGGTCGCGCACCTCGAGATCGGCCGGCATCGCTCGGGGTTCGCGAACCCGGTCTGTCTGAACGCGAGTGGCGCGAACGCCCACGTATTGGGCTATCACAACGGCCGGTATCAGGTGCTCGGCGAGACGATGGACACGGGCGTGGGCAACGCGCTGGACAAGTTCGCACGTCACCTCGACTGGGGCCATCCGGGCGGGCCGAAGGTCGAGGACCGTGCGAAAAACGGCGAGTACGTCGACCTGCCATACGTCGTCAAGGGGATGGACTTCTCGTTTTCGGGGATCATGAGCGCCGCGAAGGACGCCGTCGATTCCGGCGAGCGAATCGAGGACGTCTGTTTCGCCCTTCAGGAGAACGTCTTTTCGATGCTGACCGAGGTGAGCGAGCGCGCACTTTCCCTTACTGGTAGCGACGAACTCGTTTTGGGAGGTGGGGTCGGGCAGAACGCCCGGCTACGCGGGATGCTCGAAACGATGTGCGAGGCACGGGACGCGTCCTTCTACGCGCCCGAACCGCGATTCCTGCGGGACAACGCGGGCATGATCGCCGTGCTCGGTGCCGAAATGGCCGCGGCGGGCGACACCCTCGCGATCGAGGAGTCGCGAGTCGACTCGGACTTCCGACCCGATCAGGTCGAGGTGACCTGGCGCGGCGGGGAATCGGTTTCGAAGCGGGTAGAGACCGGGTCGGACGTCGCGGGTGCGGAGGCGACCGTGGAACTCGGCGACGTCGTCCGAAAACGCCGGCATGCGAGGGCGTATCGCCACCCCACGCTCGACGCGCGCTTGCGTCACGAGCGCACTGCGAGCGAGGCCCGCCTGACGAGCCTCGCCCGGCGCGCGGGGGTTCCGACGCCGGTCGTCCGGGACGTCGACCTCCGCGAGGGAACGCTAGTCCTCGAACACGTGGGACGGGCGGACCTGAGCGCCGACCTCGCCCCCGAGCGGGTTCGCGAGCTCGGCACTCACCTCGCGACGCTACACCGAAACGGGATCGTCCACGGGGATCCGACGCCGCGAAACGCCCGTCTCTCGGAGGATCGCCTCTACTGCATCGATTTCGGGCTGGGCTATCACACCGACGAACTCGAGGACCACGCGATGGACGTACACGTCTTCGAGCGGGCGCTCTCGGGGACGGCCACCGACTTCGAGGCCTGCCGGGAGGCGTTCGAGGCCGGCTACCGCGAGGCCGGTGATCCCGCGGTTCTCGATCAGCTCCGCGAGATCGAGGGTCGGGGACGCTACCGGTAG
- the larC gene encoding nickel pincer cofactor biosynthesis protein LarC — translation MSTLAFDGRTGASGDMIVGALLAAGADPDVLGPVESTLDVRYGIDDVMKNDIRATGVDVVRDDRSDPGHDRHGEHDQGRTHAEGTGPHRSYREVCELVESMGLASEVEADALAIFETLGEAEASVHGADLDSIHFHEVGADDAIADVVGAVLLLADLDPDRVVTTPLSAGGGVVEMSHGTYPVPGPAVVKVAEKADWSIRGGPVEAELLTPTGAAILAVVAEGCETLPDLRVEGSGYGAGDRDLDGHPNVLRAIVGDAHGNHASHEGITVLETNVDDIPPEILGGLQDTLAGAGARDVTVLPATMKKSRPGHLVKVICRPEDARAVARKLAAETGTLGVRATPATHRWVAGREIETVSIAVDGEDYGIAIKIASDDSGEVYDASPEYDDAAAVARETGATIREVMARAESAWREL, via the coding sequence ATGAGCACGCTTGCGTTCGACGGCCGGACCGGTGCGAGCGGCGACATGATCGTGGGGGCGCTGCTGGCCGCCGGCGCGGATCCGGACGTTCTCGGGCCGGTCGAGTCGACGCTCGACGTCCGCTACGGGATAGATGACGTGATGAAAAACGACATCCGGGCGACGGGTGTGGACGTGGTCCGCGACGACCGTTCGGACCCGGGACACGACCGGCACGGAGAGCACGATCAGGGGCGTACACACGCCGAGGGGACGGGCCCACACCGCTCGTACCGCGAAGTGTGCGAGCTCGTCGAATCGATGGGACTCGCCTCCGAGGTCGAGGCCGACGCGCTCGCGATCTTCGAGACCCTCGGGGAGGCGGAAGCCAGCGTCCACGGCGCAGACCTCGACTCGATCCACTTCCACGAGGTGGGGGCGGACGACGCCATTGCGGACGTGGTCGGCGCCGTTCTCCTCCTCGCGGATCTCGATCCGGATCGAGTGGTCACGACGCCGCTGTCGGCCGGCGGCGGTGTGGTAGAGATGAGCCACGGCACCTACCCGGTGCCGGGTCCCGCGGTCGTGAAGGTCGCCGAAAAAGCGGACTGGTCGATCCGCGGCGGTCCCGTCGAGGCCGAACTGCTGACCCCGACCGGCGCCGCGATCCTCGCGGTCGTCGCCGAGGGATGCGAAACGCTTCCCGACCTGCGCGTCGAGGGTTCGGGCTACGGTGCCGGCGACAGAGATCTGGACGGGCACCCGAACGTCCTGCGCGCGATCGTCGGAGACGCCCACGGGAACCACGCCAGCCACGAGGGGATCACGGTCCTCGAGACCAACGTCGACGACATCCCCCCTGAGATCCTCGGCGGACTCCAAGACACCCTCGCGGGGGCGGGTGCTCGTGACGTGACCGTCCTGCCGGCGACGATGAAGAAGTCCCGGCCCGGCCACCTCGTGAAGGTGATCTGTCGCCCGGAGGACGCCCGAGCGGTCGCCCGGAAACTCGCGGCGGAGACCGGGACGCTGGGGGTGCGCGCGACGCCCGCCACGCACCGCTGGGTCGCGGGCCGCGAGATCGAGACCGTCTCCATCGCGGTCGACGGTGAGGACTACGGGATCGCGATCAAGATCGCGAGCGACGACTCTGGAGAGGTTTACGACGCTAGCCCGGAGTACGACGACGCGGCAGCCGTCGCCCGCGAGACGGGTGCGACGATCCGGGAGGTGATGGCCCGCGCCGAGTCTGCGTGGCGCGAGCTCTAA
- a CDS encoding 30S ribosomal protein S24e, giving the protein MDISIVSEEENPMLHRTDVTFEITHDEATPERLSVRDSLAAKLNKDAEEVVIREMNTKFGMRTTVGYAKVYESPDFARDVEQEHMLERNKISAGEADGEGADEGEEA; this is encoded by the coding sequence ATGGACATCTCAATCGTTTCCGAGGAGGAAAACCCGATGTTGCACCGCACGGACGTCACCTTCGAGATCACCCACGACGAGGCCACCCCCGAGCGTCTCTCCGTCAGGGATAGCCTCGCGGCGAAGCTCAACAAGGACGCAGAAGAGGTCGTCATCCGCGAGATGAACACGAAGTTCGGGATGCGGACGACCGTCGGCTACGCGAAGGTCTACGAGAGCCCCGACTTCGCGCGCGACGTCGAGCAGGAACACATGCTCGAGCGCAACAAGATCAGCGCCGGCGAGGCCGACGGCGAGGGCGCCGATGAGGGTGAGGAGGCATAA